The following are from one region of the Hymenobacter sp. YIM 151858-1 genome:
- a CDS encoding universal stress protein, with translation MDTIVVLTDLSPAAEQARRYAAQVAAPLGARVVLLHLSQELTLPSNATETSAEIRRTLPAKLQALADEMLVPTTAEVVEGNFDEDIDAIIERYNPMLLVLGLTQANSYFEALLSNRALNMLRYGACPVVLVPASAALTPPYRVVLAVDGEAFTVPQAAAAVLDEVFTTWAVSPTVVNTVGSAAKASIAALQQVQASGLLRGEQQLNYQQPVVKAPEEGILRVVAEQRANLLVMIARRRSLLGQLFHRSVTSRVLRSTNVPVLLLPGDEVPVAAEPKTADTYFVPLV, from the coding sequence ATGGACACCATCGTTGTTCTTACCGATTTGTCGCCGGCCGCCGAGCAGGCCCGCCGTTATGCCGCCCAGGTTGCTGCCCCGCTGGGCGCCCGCGTAGTGTTGCTACACCTCAGCCAGGAGCTGACCCTGCCGAGCAACGCCACCGAAACCTCGGCCGAAATACGCCGCACGCTGCCCGCCAAACTGCAAGCCCTGGCCGACGAAATGCTGGTGCCCACCACCGCCGAGGTGGTAGAGGGCAACTTCGACGAAGACATCGATGCGATTATCGAGCGCTACAACCCCATGCTGCTGGTGCTGGGCCTCACGCAGGCCAACAGCTACTTTGAAGCGCTGCTCTCGAACCGCGCCCTGAACATGCTACGCTACGGGGCTTGCCCCGTGGTGCTGGTGCCCGCATCGGCGGCCCTTACGCCGCCCTATCGTGTGGTGCTGGCCGTTGATGGCGAGGCGTTTACCGTGCCCCAGGCAGCCGCAGCCGTGCTCGATGAGGTGTTTACCACCTGGGCCGTTAGCCCCACGGTGGTAAACACGGTTGGCTCGGCGGCCAAGGCCAGCATTGCGGCCTTGCAGCAGGTGCAGGCCAGCGGCTTGCTGCGCGGCGAGCAGCAGCTCAACTACCAGCAGCCCGTGGTAAAAGCACCCGAAGAAGGCATTTTGCGCGTGGTAGCCGAGCAGCGCGCCAACCTGCTGGTGATGATTGCCCGCCGGCGCAGCCTGTTGGGGCAGCTGTTCCACCGCAGCGTTACCTCGCGGGTGCTGCGCAGCACCAACGTGCCGGTGCTGCTGCTGCCCGGCGACGAGGTGCCCGTGGCCGCTGAGCCTAAAACCGCCGATACCTACTTCGTGCCGCTGGTATAA
- a CDS encoding DoxX family protein: protein MPLFENRYRYADIGLLILRVGLGVMFTLHGYPKLMGGPEKWVAVGSAMKHFGITVAPAAWGFAAAVAETIGGQLLALGLLFRVACAMLLLTMVVAAFSHIAMGEGFAGYSHAVESGIVFLGLLLIGPGKYSADQMLFPPRRRLY from the coding sequence ATGCCGCTGTTCGAAAACCGTTACCGCTACGCCGATATAGGCCTGCTGATCCTGCGCGTTGGCCTGGGCGTAATGTTCACCCTGCATGGCTACCCCAAGCTGATGGGCGGCCCCGAAAAATGGGTTGCCGTGGGCAGCGCCATGAAACACTTTGGCATTACCGTGGCCCCCGCCGCCTGGGGCTTTGCTGCCGCCGTAGCCGAAACCATCGGCGGGCAGCTGCTGGCGCTGGGGCTGTTGTTTCGGGTGGCGTGCGCAATGCTGCTGCTCACGATGGTGGTGGCCGCTTTCTCGCACATTGCTATGGGCGAGGGCTTCGCCGGCTACTCGCACGCCGTGGAGTCGGGCATCGTGTTTCTGGGGCTGCTGCTGATCGGGCCGGGCAAATACAGCGCCGATCAGATGCTGTTTCCGCCGCGCCGCCGCCTGTACTAA
- a CDS encoding M28 family peptidase translates to MLHRFLTAATTMLLTAGLAAPAMAQTTDAKTDSVNIRKIYDEALLRGQSYENLRYLCTRIGSRLSGSPQAEQAVQWGKQTMEKLGFDRVYLQEVMVPHWVRGPKEKGSFKVGKGKAQSVAVCALGGSVGTKGKLKAEVVEVRSLQELRDLPAEKVKGKFVFFNRPFDDRLIEPGAAYSGAGDQRRSGAVEAAKRGAVGALVRSLTSAIDDNPHTGTMRYEEGVTQVPAAALSTLAANRLSEQLKQEPGLTFELEMGCQTLPDVKSYNVVGEIKGSKQPDEIITVGGHLDSWDLAQGAHDDGTGCVQSIEALRLLLASGLRPERTVRAVLFMNEENGNRGGIKYAELAKAAGEKHLAAIESDGGGFTPRGFGLETNNTATIAQMQKWSPLLQPYNAGNLQPGHGGTDIGPLKDQAKVLIGYDCDSQRYFDIHHTAADTFDKVHKRELELGGAAMASMIYLLSKYGL, encoded by the coding sequence ATGCTCCACCGTTTTCTTACCGCGGCTACGACCATGCTGCTCACGGCCGGCCTGGCTGCGCCGGCAATGGCCCAAACCACCGATGCTAAAACCGATTCGGTTAACATCCGCAAAATTTACGACGAGGCCCTGCTGCGGGGCCAGAGCTACGAAAACCTGCGTTACCTCTGCACCCGTATCGGCAGCCGCCTAAGCGGTTCGCCGCAGGCCGAGCAAGCCGTGCAGTGGGGCAAGCAAACCATGGAGAAGCTGGGCTTCGACCGCGTGTACCTGCAGGAGGTGATGGTGCCCCACTGGGTGCGCGGCCCCAAGGAAAAGGGCAGTTTTAAGGTCGGCAAAGGCAAAGCCCAAAGCGTAGCCGTGTGCGCCCTAGGTGGTTCGGTGGGCACCAAAGGCAAATTGAAGGCCGAGGTGGTAGAGGTACGCAGCCTGCAGGAGCTGCGCGACCTGCCCGCCGAAAAGGTAAAAGGCAAATTCGTGTTCTTCAACCGCCCGTTCGACGACCGGCTCATCGAGCCCGGTGCCGCCTACAGCGGCGCCGGCGACCAGCGCCGCAGCGGTGCCGTGGAGGCTGCCAAGCGCGGCGCGGTAGGGGCCCTGGTTCGCTCGCTCACCAGCGCCATCGACGACAACCCCCACACCGGCACCATGCGCTACGAAGAGGGTGTAACCCAGGTGCCGGCCGCGGCCCTGAGCACCCTGGCGGCCAACCGCCTGAGCGAGCAGCTGAAGCAGGAGCCCGGCCTGACATTTGAGCTGGAAATGGGCTGCCAAACCCTGCCCGACGTGAAATCCTACAACGTGGTGGGCGAAATCAAGGGCAGCAAGCAGCCCGATGAAATCATAACCGTGGGCGGCCACCTCGACTCCTGGGACCTGGCCCAGGGCGCCCACGACGACGGCACCGGCTGCGTGCAAAGCATCGAGGCTTTGCGCCTGCTGCTGGCCTCGGGCCTGAGGCCCGAGCGCACGGTGCGGGCGGTGCTCTTCATGAACGAGGAAAACGGCAACCGCGGCGGCATTAAGTACGCCGAACTGGCCAAAGCCGCCGGCGAAAAGCACTTAGCGGCCATTGAGTCGGATGGCGGCGGCTTTACCCCGCGCGGCTTTGGCCTCGAAACCAACAACACAGCCACTATTGCGCAAATGCAGAAGTGGAGCCCGCTGCTGCAGCCCTACAACGCGGGCAACCTGCAGCCCGGCCACGGCGGCACCGATATCGGCCCCCTGAAAGACCAGGCCAAGGTGCTGATCGGCTACGACTGCGACTCGCAGCGCTACTTCGACATCCACCACACCGCCGCCGATACCTTCGATAAGGTGCACAAGCGCGAGCTGGAGCTGGGCGGCGCGGCCATGGCCAGCATGATTTACCTGCTGAGCAAATACGGCCTGTAG
- a CDS encoding M23 family metallopeptidase, whose translation MLFACGKQQTLQGIFSQPRTPHEAYARKLRQARLDRTALGKDWLAAADQALSDSLVVTLPFKETGIFRADKAFAASYRYAVRAGEKINISLTLQPATADVHVFLDAFELDPADRRLRPLASADTVSRSFSYVAEDDRQHLLRVQPELLRSGRFTIRIQRTPSLAFPVQGKNDVAVGSFWGAERDRGARRHEGIDIFAKRGTPAVAVAPGMITRVNETPLGGLVVWLADARHGQHIYYAHLDKQLVQPGQIVKIGDTLGLVGNSGNARTTKPHLHFGVYRSGRGAVDPYPFVRRADKEPAAPRTAPERLGEWVRLTASNTALRPVPTEARGKQSGMPKNTPLLVVGATANWLRVQAPNGKLGYVPAKAVATEALRREALATTADLLAHPTPAAAPLDTLPANTSVAVLGEWSGYRLVRNALGQVGWVRTT comes from the coding sequence TTGTTGTTCGCCTGCGGCAAGCAGCAAACGCTGCAGGGCATTTTCAGCCAGCCCCGCACGCCGCACGAGGCCTACGCGCGCAAGCTGCGCCAGGCCCGCCTCGACCGAACGGCCCTAGGTAAGGATTGGCTGGCTGCGGCCGACCAGGCCCTGAGCGACTCGCTGGTGGTGACGCTGCCCTTTAAGGAAACCGGCATTTTCCGGGCCGACAAGGCGTTTGCCGCTTCGTACCGGTACGCCGTGCGGGCCGGCGAAAAAATCAATATTTCGCTGACGCTTCAGCCCGCCACCGCCGACGTGCATGTGTTTCTGGATGCCTTTGAGCTCGACCCGGCCGACCGCCGCCTGCGCCCCTTAGCCTCGGCCGATACCGTTTCGCGTTCCTTTAGCTATGTGGCCGAAGACGACCGCCAACACTTGCTGCGCGTGCAGCCCGAGCTGCTGCGCAGCGGGCGCTTTACCATTCGTATTCAGCGCACGCCTTCGTTAGCCTTCCCCGTGCAGGGCAAAAACGACGTAGCGGTGGGCTCGTTTTGGGGTGCCGAGCGCGACCGGGGTGCCCGCCGCCACGAGGGCATCGACATTTTTGCGAAGCGCGGTACGCCGGCCGTGGCCGTGGCGCCGGGCATGATTACCCGCGTAAACGAAACGCCCCTAGGTGGTTTGGTGGTGTGGCTGGCCGATGCCCGGCACGGGCAGCACATTTATTACGCCCACCTCGACAAGCAGCTGGTGCAACCCGGTCAGATTGTGAAAATCGGTGATACGCTGGGCCTGGTGGGCAATAGCGGCAATGCCCGCACTACCAAGCCGCACCTGCACTTTGGCGTGTACCGCAGCGGCCGCGGCGCCGTCGACCCCTACCCCTTCGTGCGCCGGGCTGATAAAGAACCTGCCGCGCCCCGCACTGCGCCTGAGCGCCTTGGCGAGTGGGTGCGCCTTACAGCCAGCAACACCGCCCTGCGCCCCGTGCCCACCGAAGCCCGCGGCAAACAATCGGGTATGCCCAAAAACACGCCCCTGCTGGTGGTGGGCGCCACCGCCAATTGGCTGCGTGTTCAAGCCCCCAACGGCAAGCTCGGCTACGTGCCGGCCAAAGCCGTGGCTACCGAGGCACTGCGCCGCGAAGCCCTGGCCACCACCGCCGACCTGCTGGCCCACCCCACTCCCGCCGCTGCCCCGCTCGATACCTTGCCGGCCAACACCAGCGTGGCCGTGCTGGGCGAGTGGAGCGGCTACCGCCTGGTGCGGAACGCCTTGGGGCAAGTTGGGTGGGTACGGACCACCTAG
- a CDS encoding S8 family serine peptidase, which yields MLLLPLLPALLSAASMGYLGAAVSATAVPKAVPPQPTKYWVFLRDKHGVNFKPDAYFTPQAMERRRRQGLPLADTSDFPLRPDYLGQVRQAVDSVAGTSRWFNAVACWAKPSQVAALRRLPGVRAVEPMTAQELLPAAHRAPNLAPATDELTAAERQLAHRQTSSLGAETLRRAGLDGKGIRIAILDVGFTGASRHPGLAHLQEGQRVVATYDFIKKDAFVYGGGMHGTEVLSCLAGRLPDGTPLGLAPQAEYLLARTERTGRETFGEEEAWLAAAEWADRNGADILNSSLGYTDTRYFREQMNGRTSLVARAAAMAVRKGMLVVCAAGNDGDDPQWRTVGTPADVDSVLAVGGIDADTWLATEYSSRGPAAGGRRKPNVAAFGSVVAAVPGGRYERTEGTSFASPLVAGLAACVWQQQRGLKAMELFRTLEQSGRLYPYFDYAHGYGLPQAAKCLVPGQTTAAAPTLDAVATADGVQVNIRPEATLVLRPLPLRADSAAAAPRQPLPDGRPEMPRTGRERTATSQPNAEPDGIPLPAPNPEYCYWQVADARGRLRRYEVLEVSQRAVLELPAGTWQPGDVLRVHYRGYTLHYPLP from the coding sequence TTGCTGCTACTACCTCTGCTTCCTGCCCTGCTTTCTGCCGCATCAATGGGCTACCTGGGTGCAGCGGTTTCGGCCACGGCAGTACCGAAAGCCGTGCCGCCCCAGCCGACCAAGTATTGGGTGTTTCTGCGCGATAAGCACGGCGTCAATTTTAAGCCCGACGCGTACTTTACGCCCCAGGCCATGGAGCGCCGCCGCCGCCAGGGTTTGCCGCTGGCCGATACCTCCGATTTTCCGCTGCGCCCCGATTACCTGGGGCAGGTGCGGCAAGCCGTGGACTCGGTAGCCGGCACGAGCCGTTGGTTTAACGCGGTAGCCTGCTGGGCCAAACCCAGCCAGGTAGCCGCGCTGCGCCGCCTGCCGGGCGTGCGCGCCGTTGAGCCGATGACCGCGCAGGAACTGCTGCCCGCCGCGCACCGCGCTCCCAACCTTGCGCCCGCCACCGACGAGCTAACCGCTGCGGAGCGGCAGCTGGCCCACCGCCAAACCAGCTCCCTAGGTGCCGAGACCCTGCGCCGGGCCGGGCTCGATGGCAAAGGAATCCGCATTGCTATTCTGGATGTGGGCTTTACCGGCGCCAGCCGCCACCCCGGCCTGGCGCATCTGCAGGAGGGGCAGCGCGTGGTGGCCACCTACGATTTCATCAAAAAGGATGCGTTTGTGTACGGCGGCGGCATGCACGGCACCGAGGTGCTCTCGTGCCTGGCCGGCCGGCTGCCCGATGGTACGCCCCTGGGGCTGGCCCCGCAAGCCGAGTACCTGCTGGCCCGCACCGAGCGCACCGGCCGCGAAACCTTCGGCGAAGAGGAAGCCTGGCTGGCCGCGGCCGAGTGGGCCGACCGCAACGGCGCCGACATCCTGAACTCATCCCTAGGTTACACCGATACCCGCTACTTCCGGGAGCAAATGAACGGCCGCACCTCGCTGGTAGCGCGGGCTGCCGCCATGGCCGTGCGCAAAGGCATGCTGGTGGTATGCGCCGCCGGCAACGACGGCGACGACCCGCAGTGGCGCACCGTGGGCACCCCCGCCGACGTGGATTCGGTGCTGGCCGTGGGCGGAATTGATGCCGATACCTGGCTGGCTACCGAATACAGCTCGCGCGGGCCGGCCGCCGGCGGGCGCCGCAAGCCCAACGTAGCCGCTTTCGGCAGCGTGGTAGCCGCCGTGCCGGGCGGGCGCTACGAGCGCACCGAAGGCACCTCGTTTGCCAGCCCGTTGGTGGCCGGCCTGGCCGCCTGCGTGTGGCAGCAGCAGCGCGGGCTAAAAGCCATGGAGCTGTTCCGCACCCTCGAGCAATCGGGGCGGTTGTACCCGTACTTCGATTACGCCCATGGCTATGGGTTGCCGCAAGCCGCCAAGTGCCTGGTGCCGGGCCAAACCACGGCGGCAGCCCCAACGCTCGATGCAGTGGCAACGGCCGATGGGGTGCAGGTAAACATCCGGCCCGAGGCTACGCTGGTGCTGCGCCCGCTGCCGCTCCGTGCCGATTCGGCCGCGGCGGCACCTAGGCAGCCCCTGCCCGACGGACGCCCGGAGATGCCCCGCACCGGCCGCGAGCGTACGGCCACTTCGCAACCGAACGCCGAGCCCGACGGTATTCCGCTGCCCGCCCCCAACCCGGAGTACTGCTACTGGCAAGTGGCCGATGCCCGGGGCCGCCTGCGGCGCTACGAGGTGCTGGAGGTAAGCCAGCGCGCCGTGTTGGAGCTACCAGCCGGCACCTGGCAACCCGGCGACGTGCTGCGCGTGCACTACCGCGGCTATACGCTGCATTACCCCTTGCCATGA
- a CDS encoding OmpA family protein produces MKTTLRNLLPATALVAALAFTPGCVSQKKYSALQSQNSELTRSRDQLQAEKNALEQEKNRSEEELRQRLLSRSQQVNRLNETLSGAEKENTQLSADLKEREQRLAELQTKLAEKDRAVQALRKRVADALLGFNAQDLQVNLRNGKVYVSLSEQLLFKSGSTKVDPRGQEALRKLATALKGNQDVNVLVEGHTDNVPILKGTAGIRDNWDLSVLRATEITRILTEAGMAPGQVTPSGRSQYVPVAQNDTPQNKSLNRRTEIILTPKLDELFQILEQN; encoded by the coding sequence ATGAAAACCACCCTTCGCAACCTATTGCCGGCCACCGCTTTGGTAGCCGCGCTGGCCTTTACTCCAGGCTGCGTTTCGCAGAAAAAATACTCGGCCCTGCAAAGCCAGAACTCCGAGCTGACCCGCTCGCGCGACCAGCTGCAAGCCGAAAAGAACGCCCTGGAGCAGGAAAAAAACCGCTCCGAGGAAGAGCTGCGCCAACGTCTGCTTTCGCGCAGCCAGCAAGTAAACCGCCTCAACGAAACCCTGAGCGGCGCCGAAAAGGAAAACACGCAGCTTTCGGCCGATTTGAAGGAGCGCGAGCAGCGCCTGGCCGAGCTGCAAACCAAACTGGCCGAAAAAGACCGCGCCGTGCAGGCTTTGCGCAAGCGCGTGGCCGATGCGCTCCTGGGGTTCAACGCCCAGGATTTGCAAGTGAACCTGCGCAACGGCAAAGTGTACGTGTCGTTGTCGGAGCAACTGCTGTTTAAATCGGGCTCGACGAAGGTAGACCCGCGCGGCCAGGAAGCCCTGCGCAAGCTGGCAACGGCCCTCAAAGGCAACCAGGACGTGAACGTGCTCGTGGAAGGCCACACCGACAACGTGCCCATCCTGAAGGGTACCGCCGGCATTCGCGACAACTGGGATTTGAGCGTGCTGCGCGCCACCGAAATCACGCGCATTCTCACCGAAGCCGGCATGGCGCCGGGCCAGGTTACGCCCTCGGGCCGCTCGCAGTACGTGCCGGTAGCCCAAAACGATACCCCGCAAAACAAATCCCTGAACCGCCGCACCGAAATCATTCTCACGCCCAAGCTCGACGAGCTGTTCCAGATTCTGGAGCAGAACTAA
- a CDS encoding 2'-5' RNA ligase family protein — protein sequence MNEQPTSTRTPPSLYLLATLPPEPVFSEVWALKQEVNRRTGSCNAVRLPPHITLIPPFRLVPAEFEPQALPALARFAAAHAAVEVGLHDFAWFGNRTLFVHVAGAEPLKHLHAELVRYCKAELPAIPHEKRPFTPHMTLATRDLPPEQVPALKQDFAQRSYAATFPVTSLVLFRHDGRQWQPVQEFHLGRE from the coding sequence GTGAACGAACAGCCAACCTCCACTCGCACGCCGCCTTCGCTTTACCTGTTGGCTACCTTGCCGCCCGAGCCCGTGTTTTCGGAGGTGTGGGCCCTGAAGCAGGAAGTAAACCGCCGCACCGGCTCATGCAACGCCGTGCGCCTGCCGCCGCACATCACCCTGATTCCGCCTTTTCGGCTGGTGCCCGCCGAGTTCGAGCCGCAGGCACTGCCGGCGCTGGCCCGCTTTGCGGCCGCGCACGCCGCGGTGGAGGTGGGGCTGCACGATTTTGCCTGGTTTGGCAACCGCACCTTGTTTGTGCACGTGGCGGGGGCCGAGCCACTTAAGCACCTGCACGCCGAGCTGGTGCGCTACTGCAAGGCCGAGCTGCCCGCCATTCCGCACGAAAAGCGCCCCTTTACGCCCCACATGACGCTGGCCACCCGCGACTTGCCGCCCGAGCAAGTGCCCGCGCTAAAGCAGGACTTCGCCCAGCGCAGCTACGCGGCCACGTTCCCAGTAACCTCGCTGGTGCTGTTCCGCCACGATGGGCGGCAGTGGCAACCCGTGCAGGAGTTTCACCTAGGGCGCGAGTAG
- the surE gene encoding 5'/3'-nucleotidase SurE has protein sequence MSNAAPSIPLILISNDDSIAAPGIAVLVRVMQRLGEVVVVAPSSPQSGMGHAITLAEPLRLDRSHLFAGLEAYTCSGTPADCVKIAKHMVLKDRRPDLVVSGVNHGSNASVNVIYSGTMSAAIEAAIEGLPAIGFSLCDFSHQADFSHAEPWIEHIAREALAKGIPAGTALNVNIPKKSDDPIVGARLCRQAKAKWQEEFDTRQDPYNRPYYWVLGNFLNEDHGEDTDEWALAHNYISIVPCQFDLTAHHHLQSLHAAWQMQLPGRPTPAEPAQPHPVSPGDYGPANPQG, from the coding sequence GTGAGTAACGCTGCCCCTTCCATACCGCTTATTCTGATTTCCAACGACGACAGCATTGCGGCGCCGGGCATTGCCGTGCTGGTGCGCGTGATGCAGCGCCTGGGCGAAGTGGTGGTGGTGGCGCCGTCTTCGCCGCAATCGGGCATGGGCCACGCCATTACGCTGGCCGAGCCGCTGCGCCTCGACCGCAGCCACCTCTTCGCAGGGCTGGAGGCGTACACTTGCTCGGGCACGCCCGCCGACTGCGTAAAAATTGCCAAACACATGGTGCTGAAGGACCGCCGCCCCGACCTCGTAGTATCGGGCGTGAACCACGGCTCGAACGCCTCGGTGAACGTAATTTACTCCGGAACCATGTCGGCGGCTATTGAAGCGGCCATTGAAGGCCTGCCGGCTATCGGCTTCTCGTTGTGCGACTTTTCGCACCAGGCCGACTTCTCGCACGCCGAGCCCTGGATTGAGCACATTGCCCGCGAGGCCCTGGCCAAAGGCATTCCGGCGGGTACGGCCCTGAACGTAAACATTCCCAAAAAATCGGACGACCCGATTGTGGGTGCCCGCCTGTGCCGGCAAGCCAAAGCCAAGTGGCAGGAGGAGTTCGACACCCGCCAGGACCCCTACAACCGGCCGTACTACTGGGTACTGGGCAACTTCCTGAACGAAGACCACGGCGAGGACACCGACGAGTGGGCACTGGCCCACAACTACATCAGCATTGTGCCCTGCCAGTTCGACCTGACGGCCCACCACCACCTGCAAAGCCTGCACGCCGCCTGGCAAATGCAGCTGCCGGGCCGCCCCACGCCGGCCGAGCCTGCCCAGCCGCACCCCGTAAGCCCCGGCGACTACGGCCCCGCCAACCCGCAGGGCTAA
- a CDS encoding DUF1028 domain-containing protein: MFHRGIFTFFSLLLLSLTGYAQQVFSKQEPFAHTYSIVARDPKTGDLAVAVQSHWFSVGTAVSWAEAGVGAVATQSFTNKSFGMRGLALLKSGKTAQQALDELLSTDEGRDVRQVAIVDNKGNVATHTGKKCVDMAGHQQGKQFSVQANMMLSDKVWPAMAKAFEQSEGQPLAERMLAALDAAQAQGGDIRGRQSAALLVVRGQASQTPWDDRLVDLRVDDNPEPLKELRRLLRLQRAYDHMNAGDLAVEKNDMPTAVREYQTAEQAFPQNLEMRYWHAITLANKGQVAEAKKMLQPIFKQDANWRTLTERLPKVGLLTVSAQELQQILRLK; this comes from the coding sequence ATGTTCCACCGCGGCATATTCACGTTTTTTAGCTTGCTGCTGCTGAGCCTTACCGGTTACGCCCAGCAGGTTTTTTCGAAGCAAGAGCCCTTTGCGCATACCTATTCCATTGTGGCCCGCGACCCCAAAACCGGCGACCTGGCCGTGGCGGTGCAAAGCCACTGGTTTTCGGTGGGCACAGCTGTGTCGTGGGCCGAGGCCGGGGTAGGCGCCGTGGCCACGCAGTCGTTCACCAACAAGTCGTTTGGCATGCGCGGGTTGGCCTTGCTGAAAAGCGGCAAAACGGCCCAGCAAGCCCTCGACGAACTGCTTTCGACCGATGAAGGCCGCGACGTGCGCCAGGTAGCCATCGTCGATAACAAAGGCAACGTGGCCACGCACACCGGCAAAAAATGCGTTGATATGGCCGGCCACCAGCAGGGCAAGCAATTTTCGGTGCAGGCCAACATGATGCTCTCCGACAAAGTATGGCCGGCCATGGCCAAGGCTTTTGAGCAGAGCGAAGGCCAGCCGCTGGCCGAGCGGATGCTGGCCGCCCTGGATGCCGCCCAGGCGCAAGGCGGCGACATTCGGGGCCGGCAATCGGCGGCTTTGCTGGTGGTGCGCGGCCAGGCCAGCCAAACGCCCTGGGACGACCGCCTCGTGGATTTGCGCGTCGACGACAACCCCGAGCCGCTGAAAGAGCTGCGCCGCCTGCTGAGGCTGCAACGGGCCTACGACCACATGAACGCCGGCGACCTGGCCGTGGAAAAAAACGACATGCCTACGGCCGTGCGCGAGTACCAAACCGCCGAGCAGGCCTTTCCGCAGAACCTCGAAATGCGCTACTGGCACGCCATTACCCTGGCCAACAAAGGCCAGGTAGCCGAAGCCAAAAAGATGCTGCAGCCCATCTTTAAGCAAGATGCCAACTGGCGCACCCTCACCGAGCGCCTGCCCAAAGTAGGCCTGCTGACAGTGTCGGCGCAGGAACTGCAGCAAATTTTGCGCTTGAAATGA
- a CDS encoding SixA phosphatase family protein yields MFSALRTMCLLPLLFGTVASTAPEPAKPKITTVYVVRHAEKATEQNPQDPPLTPAGQARARALAEVLRKAPIVAVYSTNTRRTKDTATPLAEAKKRTIEPYEGNAPGLAALAARIRQTPQGKAVLVVGHSNTILETVEALGAPRPVPTIGDDEFSYLLEVKLPASGGPATATARHYGGGK; encoded by the coding sequence ATGTTTTCTGCGCTCCGCACCATGTGCCTGTTGCCGCTGCTGTTTGGCACCGTAGCCTCTACGGCCCCCGAGCCCGCCAAACCCAAAATTACCACCGTGTACGTGGTGCGCCACGCCGAAAAAGCCACCGAGCAAAACCCCCAAGACCCGCCCCTGACGCCCGCCGGCCAGGCCCGCGCCCGGGCTCTGGCCGAGGTGCTGCGCAAGGCGCCCATCGTGGCGGTGTACTCCACCAACACCCGCCGCACCAAGGATACTGCCACGCCGCTGGCCGAGGCTAAAAAGCGCACCATCGAGCCCTACGAAGGCAACGCGCCCGGTTTAGCCGCTTTGGCCGCCCGCATCCGGCAAACGCCGCAAGGCAAGGCCGTGCTGGTGGTGGGGCACTCCAATACCATTCTGGAAACCGTGGAGGCCCTAGGTGCGCCGCGCCCCGTACCCACCATCGGCGACGATGAGTTCAGCTACCTGCTGGAGGTGAAGCTGCCCGCCAGCGGCGGCCCGGCCACGGCCACGGCCCGGCACTATGGCGGCGGCAAGTAG